Proteins co-encoded in one Colletes latitarsis isolate SP2378_abdomen chromosome 2, iyColLati1, whole genome shotgun sequence genomic window:
- the LOC143351648 gene encoding GTPase-activating Rap/Ran-GAP domain-like protein 3 isoform X3 yields MLCLDIKLVSRLRGVSLTSGSSSTSVSPVPSTATSTSSTTGSTEKCKRSKGRRESTGNGNSLTESDSEEETLPVGQEMIQRNRSRSVCVSALPSSQLRHLHRRASHHVSTTDTISRRGVLSRRYYGSVEMLPQIEQDGSDNGRRFRVENGDSPGEKEEMFGSPSTPILENPEYQTRWYFKYFLGKLHQNYVAVDQERNPLFLSVATSEVGDQSVPHYRVIFWRKTGAQKISLPYSANKTLTIRQILSNFFGLEKLDKAPREIFTPEIQKDLLLLEEQEGSVNFKFGVIYAKKGQTTDDEMLSNEEGSPSFQNFLEILGERIQLKNWDKYRGGLDVKGDMTGKESYYTVYAGHEVMYHVSTMLPYSKDNPQQLERKRHIGNDIVNIVYTDDPEAIDVFNPNCIRSQFTHVFAVVSTEENGKGWRVAIYCDESVPLFGPSLPCPPVFEDPYTLREFLLVKLINGEKATFNTPTFSRKRERTLDALLRDMYQEHTQESKSNSMLNRRALSDVVEAPGRRHEETRAVEMVRVGQALKLEAIVRGLAPTSLATAGPLKPRPWEPRCIYPDFPHEVVCGDVWLDNKVILATENGTFLIEDNLSHRLIFDESVQIKQLTVVEQHGILLFRAGDKGKESNVYVFRLREYESNTSNRSTEVLNEHEDDLDCEDNGDEDEADDDVEENEDTDCDNFTRATAKFKPVIRPQGRLRVRPLAVRGRAHIKERKLPRTRGCHLYTTTMPGGSHLRMCVAVGRRLTVLQWKHSTAWTAWCAAADTDTVDGFLTLKEFSASEAPSMLTIIESTDSINEWTLCCGVRHHFELISATGSTRILHIEGTPKPHLVAALDLCEDEEPELLLCYNNTCHFQKLAEESTVPTEFDFNWNSVPAAIACAFPYVIAFTNDTMEIRLIINGNLVHTMAMPNLNLITSKQDIYFTTTAPEFLPGKCERIRLDAKPLDKEEPVSSPPPFAQSSSSRSNPQNSQNDWKPIRIYQIPLQTLSRSTLSTSAQRRCPSPAEPEVISAPPTTDRSFLTVEPHRALSRSCSSSPTPTPTNLMPPQLRK; encoded by the exons ATGTTGTGTTTGGACATAAAATTGGTCTCCCGGTTGCGAGGAGTTTCACTGACGAGTGGCTCGTCGTCTACAAGCGTGTCACCGGTCCCCTCTACGGCGACCTCGACCTCATCGACGACCGGCTCTACAGAGAAGTGCAAACGAAGCAAAGGAAGAAGAGAGAGCACTGGAAATGGGAACTCGTTGACAGAAAGCGACAGCGAAGAGGAAACGTTGCCCGTCGGTCAAGAGATGATCCAGAGAAATAGATCCAGATCAGTTTGCGTGTCCGCGCTGCCATCGTCGCAATTGAGACATCTGCATCGACGGGCCAGTCATCACGT ATCTACCACGGACACAATTTCCAGACGAGGAGTTCTTTCCAGGCGATATTATGGCAGCGTGGAAATG CTGCCGCAGATCGAGCAAGATGGCTCGGATAATGGGAGACGATTTCGGGTCGAGAATGGCGATTCTCCAGGCGAGAAAGAAGAA ATGTTCGGTTCGCCGAGTACACCGATATTGGAAAATCCCGAGTACCAAACGCGTTGGTACTTCAAGTACTTTCTCGGAAAAC TACACCAGAATTACGTTGCTGTGGATCAAGAAAGGAACCCTTTGTTCTTATCGGTTGCAACGAGCGAAGTCGGTGACCAAAGTGTGCCGCATTACAGAGTGATTTTCTGGAGAAAAACT GGCGCCCAGAAGATATCACTGCCGTACTCCGCAAACAAGACGCTAACGATCAGGCAAATCCTGAG TAACTTCTTCGGGCTGGAGAAGCTCGACAAAGCACCGCGCGAAATTTTCACGCCGGAGATACAAAAA GATTTACTGCTGTTGGAAGAGCAAGAGGGCTCGGTAAACTTCAAATTTGGCGTAATATACGCGAAGAAAGGACAAACAACCGACGACGAAATGCTGTCTAATG AAGAGGGTAGTCCAAGTTTCCAAAATTTCCTCGAGATACTGGGCGAGAGAATACAACTGAAGAATTGGGACAAATACCGGGGTGGCCTGGACGTTAAAG GTGACATGACCGGAAAAGAAAGTTACTATACGGTGTATGCGGGACACGAAGTTATGTATCATGTGAGCACGATGCTTCCTTATTCAAAAGACAACCCGCAACAGCTGGAGAGAAAGCGTCATATCGGCAACGACATCGTTAATATCGTTTATACCGACGATCCTGAAGCTATAGACGTTTTCAACCCAAATTGCATTAGGAGCCAATTTACAC ACGTATTTGCTGTGGTATCGACTGAAGAGAACGGCAAAGGTTGGCGCGTGGCTATTTATTGCGACGAAAGCGTTCCTTTATTTGGACCCAGTCTACCCTGTCCACCTGTGTTCGAGGACCCGTACACCCTAAGGGAATTTCTCCTTGTTAAGCTGATTAACGGCGAGAAGGCCACATTCAACACTCCAACGTTTTCACGGAAACGGGAGAGAACGCTGGATGCTCTCCTGCGCGATATGTATCAAGAACACACGCAGGAGAGTAAGAGCAAC AGTATGTTAAACCGACGAGCTTTGTCGGATGTGGTGGAGGCTCCAGGTCGACGTCACGAGGAAACGCGTGCCGTGGAGATGGTGCGCGTCGGCCAGGCCTTAAAATTAGAAGCGATCGTGCGTGGGCTCGCGCCAACTTCATTGGCTACAGCCGGTCCTTTGAAGCCTAGACCATGGGAACCAAGATGCATATATCCGGACTTCCCCCACGAAGTCGTCTGCGGGGACGTTTGGTTGGACAACAAGGTGATTCTTGCTACCGAGAACGGGACATTTCTAATAGAAG ACAATCTGTCGCACAGACTGATTTTCGACGAGTCCGTGCAGATCAAGCAGCTAACCGTGGTGGAACAACACGGCATATTGTTGTTTCGCGCCGGTGACAAAGGTAAAGAGAGCAACGTCTACGTGTTCCGTTTAAGAGAGTACGAGAGCAACACGAGCAACAGATCTACGGAGGTACTGAACGAACACGAGGACGATCTGGATTGCGAGGACAACGGGGACGAAGACGAGGCGGACGACGACGTCGAGGAGAACGAGGATACCGATTGCGACAATTTTACTAGGGCCACTGCAAAATTTAAGCCTGTAATTCGCCCGCAGGGCCGTCTTCGCGTACGTCCACTGGCCGTTAGAGGACGAGCCCACATAAAGGAAAGAAAGCTACCGAGAACACGGGGCTGCCATTTGTACACCACCACCATGCCTGGTGGTTCTCATCTGCGCATG TGCGTAGCGGTTGGTCGACGTTTGACGGTTCTTCAATGGAAACACAGCACTGCTTGGACCGCGTGGTGTGCCGCGGCCGACACGGACACGGTCGACGGTTTTCTCACGTTAAAGGAATTCAGTGCCAGCGAAGCTCCGTCGATGCTGACGATAATCGAAAGCACGGACTCGATAAACGAATGGACGCTTTGCTGTGGTGTTCGGCATCATTTTGAACTAATCTCCGCGACTGGAAGTACGAGGATTCTTCATATCGAAGGGACACCAAAGCCGCACTTGGTAGCAGCTTTGGATCTTTGCGAAGACGAAGAGCCAGAATTGCTACTTTGTTACAATA ACACGTGCCATTTTCAAAAGCTGGCGGAGGAGAGTACCGTACCGACAGAGTTCGATTTCAACTGGAATTCCGTGCCAGCAGCGATAG CTTGTGCCTTCCCTTATGTGATTGCCTTTACCAACGACACCATGGAGATTCGGTTAATAATCAACGGAAATCTGGTACACACGATGGCTATGCCAAATCTGAACCTGATCACGTCGAAGCAGGACATTTACTTCACGACAACGGCCCCGGAGTTCCTGCCggggaaatgcgaaagaattcgACTCGACGCGAAACCTTTGGACAAAGAAGAACCGGTTTCCAGTCCGCCTCCTTTCGCACAGTCTTCGTCCTCTCGATCTAACCCGCAAA ACAGCCAGAACGATTGGAAGCCGATAAGGATCTATCAGATACCATTGCAAACGTTATCTAGAAGCACCCTGTCGACCAGCGCCCAAAGGCGATGCCCCAGTCCGGCTGAACCGGAAGTCATCTCCGCGCCCCCAACGACCGACAGAAGTTTCCTCACCGTCGAGCCTCACAgggcgttgagcagatcctgtagCAGCAGTCCAACCCCAACACCTACAAATCTGATGCCACCGCAATTAAGAAAATAA